The genomic region TTATAATGATATTTCTCTTTTGATTGCGATTTTGAAGGATTAATAAAATTAGTTTGTACTAAAATTTGAACAGAAGAGTTTTATTCTTAAATTCAGTTCTGATTAATTTTATTGTAATATTTGAAAATTTAGGAAGGAAAAAGAATGGAAAAAACAACAAAAGAAAAAAACAGCTTAGCAGATAATAAAAAAATGAGATTTGGCACAGAATCAATTCCAAAATTGCTAGTATCACTTGCAGTGCCAGCAATTATTGCCAATCTTGTAAATGCACTTTATAATATTGTAGACCAGATTTTTATTGGGCAGAAAATTGGGTTTTTGGGAAATGCGGCTACGAATGTGGCTTTTCCGCTTACGACAATTTGTCTTGCGATTGGACTTATGACGGGAGTTGGGGCGGCTACGAACTTTAATCTGGAATTAGGCAGAAAACGTCCAAAAAGAGCAAAAAGTGTAGCAGGAACGGCAGTAACAATGCTTCTTTTAGGCGGGATTATATTATGCATATTGATTAATATCTTTTTAAAGCCTATGTTAACAGCATTCGGTGCGACAAATCAGATTTTTGACTATGCGATTGAATATACTCGGATTACATCTTTAGGAATACCATTTTTATTATTCTCAATAGGGGCAAACCCTTTGGTAAGAGCTGATGGAAATGCCTTTTATTCTATGCTTGCGATTGTTGTTGGATCTCTTGTAAATACTATATTAGATCCATTATTTATGTTTGGATTTGATATGGGAATGGATGGTGCGGCTTGGGCAACTGTAATTGGGCAGTTTGTGTCGGCAGTTATGCTAGCTTTGTATTTTTTCAGATTTAAAAGCGTGAAATTTGAGTTAAGGGATTTTAAGATAAGAATACGGGAAATAGGGATTTTATTTGCATTGGGAACATCGCCTTTTATTTTTCAATGTTCTGCCTTAATTATTCAAATTGTAACAAATAATCTGCTAAAGATATATGGGGCAAAATCCATTTATGGAAGTGAAATTCCAATTGCTGTTGCTGGAATTGTTATGAAAATAAACGTCATATTTATAGCGATTGTATTGGGACTGACTCAGGGGGCACAGCCTATTGCAGGATACAACTATGGGGCAAGGAAATATACAAGAGTCCGTGAAATATTAAATTTGACATTAAAAGCCGCTTTTGTTATTTCAATAGTAGCATTTGCGATATTCCAAATTTTTCCTGTACAGATAATTTCTGTATTTGGAAGTGGAAGCGAACTTTACTTTAAATACGGAACAAAATATATGAAAGTATTTTTATTTTTCATATTCCTAAACGGTATTCAAGCTGCAATTACATTGTTCTTAACATCAATTGGAAGGGCATTCCAAGGGGCTGTTCTATCGCTTGTAAGACAGATTATATCATTATTGCCGTTACTTATAATTTTACCGTACTTTATGGGAGTTGATGGAATTATGTTCGCATTTCCAATAGCAGACTTGGTAGCATTTATTGTATCGGTAGTTATTTTGAAAAAAGAAATGAAAAAAATTCCAAAAAAAGATGAAGAAGATTAAATAAATTGAAATAAAGGAGAAAAGAATTTAATGAAATTAATAGTGGGACTTGGAAATCCTGGAGAACAGTATAAATTGACAAGGCATAATATCGGTTTTATATTTATTGACGAATATTTGAAGGAAAATAATATAAATGATGTAAGAGAGAAGTTTAAGTCATTGTTTGTACAGACTACTTACAATGGAGACAAGGTTTTTTATCAGAAACCAACTACATTTATGAATTTGAGTGGAGAAGCAGTTGGAGAAGCTGTCAGATTTTTTAAGATTGATCCGAAAACGGAGCTTTTTGTAATTTATGACGATATGGATATGCAGTTTGGAAAGCTGAAAATTAAGCAAAATGGAAGTGCAGGTGGACATAACGGGATAAAATCCATTATTTCCCACGTTGGAAATGAATTTGTGCGAATAAAATTTGGAATTGGAAAGCCGAAAACAAAGGAAGAAACATTGGGATTTGTGATAGGAAAATTTTCACCTGAGGAAAAAGAAGTTGTGAAAAGTTCAAGAGAGAAAATATTTAACTTGATTGACGATATAAAAGATGATATGATAATTTCAAAGTTAATGAATAAATATAACACTAAATAAAAAAGAAAGGAATGGTTTAATGGGTAATGTTATTTTAAAATGCACTAATTTATCCAAAACTTATGATTTTGATAACGCATTAAATAATGTAAATTTATCAATAGAAAGTGGTAAAATTATTGGGTTATTAGGACCGAATGGAAGTGGAAAAACAACTTTTATAAAGCTATTAAATGGACTTCTGAAACCTACCGAAGGAGAAATTTTTATAGATGGAAAAAATCCAGGAGTAGAAACTAAAAAGATTGTTGCATATTTGCCTGATAAAAATTATTTGGATAATTCTAAGACAGTAAAGGCGATTTTACAGCTATTTGCAGACTTTTACGATGATTTTGACTTGGAAAGGGCACAAAATATGTTAAAAGATTTGGGAATTGATATAACAAGAAGATTTAAGTTGCTCTCAAAAGGAATGAAGGAAAAGGTTCAGTTAATACTAGTTATGTGTAGACGTGCTAAGCTATACCTGCTGGATGAGCCAATAGCAGGAGTTGATCCTGCAGCAAGGGATTATATTTTAAATACTGTTATAAAAAATTATAACAGGGAAGCAACAGTTATTATTTCCACACATTTAATAGCGGATGTGGAAAAGGTGCTGGATGAAGCAATTTTCATAAGTAAAGGTGAAATTTTACTTTATCAGGATGTGAAAAGTATAATAAATGAACATAATAAAACAGTTGATGAATACTTTAGGGAGGTGTTTAAATATTGAAAAATTTAGGTAAATTAATTAAATATGATTTTATGGATGCGAGCAAGCTGATAATACCGTTTTATATCGGAATGGGAGTA from Leptotrichia hongkongensis harbors:
- the pth gene encoding aminoacyl-tRNA hydrolase → MKLIVGLGNPGEQYKLTRHNIGFIFIDEYLKENNINDVREKFKSLFVQTTYNGDKVFYQKPTTFMNLSGEAVGEAVRFFKIDPKTELFVIYDDMDMQFGKLKIKQNGSAGGHNGIKSIISHVGNEFVRIKFGIGKPKTKEETLGFVIGKFSPEEKEVVKSSREKIFNLIDDIKDDMIISKLMNKYNTK
- a CDS encoding ABC transporter ATP-binding protein, coding for MGNVILKCTNLSKTYDFDNALNNVNLSIESGKIIGLLGPNGSGKTTFIKLLNGLLKPTEGEIFIDGKNPGVETKKIVAYLPDKNYLDNSKTVKAILQLFADFYDDFDLERAQNMLKDLGIDITRRFKLLSKGMKEKVQLILVMCRRAKLYLLDEPIAGVDPAARDYILNTVIKNYNREATVIISTHLIADVEKVLDEAIFISKGEILLYQDVKSIINEHNKTVDEYFREVFKY
- a CDS encoding MATE family efflux transporter — encoded protein: MEKTTKEKNSLADNKKMRFGTESIPKLLVSLAVPAIIANLVNALYNIVDQIFIGQKIGFLGNAATNVAFPLTTICLAIGLMTGVGAATNFNLELGRKRPKRAKSVAGTAVTMLLLGGIILCILINIFLKPMLTAFGATNQIFDYAIEYTRITSLGIPFLLFSIGANPLVRADGNAFYSMLAIVVGSLVNTILDPLFMFGFDMGMDGAAWATVIGQFVSAVMLALYFFRFKSVKFELRDFKIRIREIGILFALGTSPFIFQCSALIIQIVTNNLLKIYGAKSIYGSEIPIAVAGIVMKINVIFIAIVLGLTQGAQPIAGYNYGARKYTRVREILNLTLKAAFVISIVAFAIFQIFPVQIISVFGSGSELYFKYGTKYMKVFLFFIFLNGIQAAITLFLTSIGRAFQGAVLSLVRQIISLLPLLIILPYFMGVDGIMFAFPIADLVAFIVSVVILKKEMKKIPKKDEED